In Patescibacteria group bacterium, the following are encoded in one genomic region:
- a CDS encoding DUF4012 domain-containing protein, with protein sequence MEGQQHPKLVDGIYRARRSQIIPAVAIAQTKTATFSAKRFFADSFLVVFLLALIISGFNFYFKTPKIKTQILGFSSEAANHFELAKQAIVQNDLALAQLELTQSETNFNQAQLLLAKSGQNSNYLTNFQNSENQIILADSALNNAIELCYWLKKDLAHLESLSNFNQNQNLLTLISQIEKDITQTQKVALAAEKNLQNLPIQNAKTIRLELAQASTVLAKLQSVITVMPSIVGQSGSKSYLILFQNPAEARPAGGFIGNYGEITLTGGKVSKMKVDDVYNLRKEHLNDKEPMLKPEIPLKYLSDRLYFYEGNWKADFPTTAKEMMRLYQLYGEPAPSGVIALDPKIFEDIMGIIGDIEMPDYNATLNKANFRDTLMYKVEVDNAFKRGEGIYDPKKILQDFTPLFLQKIENSSKDQKVKIIKSLLQNLDEKHFLLYAKDQKVEEVIGNFGWSGALKSSSPDYLMVTNANTCGTKSSYKMGQSLNLSVNINNSGQVKNTLTITHDATKLSGLLADKDCSFVEVFVPSGSELLSAKMGEIDVPASQIFTFSELDKTVFGIKDFIVFAVQSSKLTLSWELPFQINNLSDHYQIYVQKQAGRDADPLAIEINKPANLSVSNFSPDYITQNLNNFKYLDVLKVDRQVNLRIK encoded by the coding sequence ATGGAGGGGCAGCAACATCCCAAACTCGTTGACGGCATTTATAGAGCTCGCCGTTCCCAAATTATTCCTGCAGTCGCCATCGCCCAAACTAAAACGGCGACTTTTTCCGCCAAAAGATTTTTTGCAGACTCATTTTTGGTAGTTTTTCTTTTAGCCCTCATCATATCTGGGTTTAATTTTTATTTTAAGACCCCAAAAATTAAAACCCAAATTCTAGGATTTAGTAGTGAAGCGGCGAATCATTTCGAATTAGCCAAACAAGCTATTGTACAAAATGATTTAGCCTTGGCGCAACTGGAATTAACTCAATCTGAAACCAATTTCAATCAAGCGCAACTTTTGTTGGCAAAATCTGGACAAAACTCCAATTATTTGACTAATTTTCAAAATTCCGAAAATCAAATTATCCTCGCGGATTCCGCTTTAAATAATGCTATTGAGCTTTGTTATTGGCTAAAAAAAGATTTAGCACACTTAGAGTCATTGTCCAATTTTAATCAAAATCAAAATCTGCTCACCCTTATTTCACAAATTGAAAAAGACATTACCCAAACCCAAAAAGTCGCGTTGGCGGCGGAAAAAAATCTTCAAAATTTACCAATACAAAATGCCAAAACAATTCGTTTAGAATTAGCACAAGCTTCAACTGTCCTCGCCAAATTACAAAGTGTCATTACAGTAATGCCGAGCATTGTTGGTCAATCAGGCTCAAAAAGTTATTTAATTCTCTTTCAAAATCCTGCCGAAGCTAGGCCGGCCGGTGGATTCATTGGCAATTATGGCGAAATCACTTTAACCGGCGGCAAAGTATCCAAAATGAAAGTTGATGATGTCTACAATCTCCGCAAGGAGCATTTAAACGATAAAGAGCCGATGTTGAAACCAGAAATTCCTCTAAAGTATTTAAGCGACCGATTATATTTTTACGAAGGTAATTGGAAAGCAGATTTTCCCACCACTGCCAAGGAAATGATGAGGCTTTATCAGCTTTATGGTGAACCTGCCCCAAGTGGCGTGATTGCCTTAGATCCCAAGATTTTTGAAGATATTATGGGAATTATCGGCGATATCGAAATGCCAGATTATAACGCCACCCTAAACAAAGCGAACTTTCGCGACACCTTAATGTATAAAGTTGAAGTCGATAACGCCTTTAAGCGCGGTGAAGGTATTTACGATCCCAAAAAAATCCTCCAAGATTTTACCCCACTTTTCCTGCAAAAAATTGAAAACAGCTCCAAAGACCAAAAAGTAAAAATTATCAAAAGTCTTCTTCAAAATTTAGATGAAAAACATTTTCTCCTCTATGCCAAAGATCAAAAAGTCGAAGAAGTAATTGGCAATTTTGGTTGGAGCGGGGCTTTAAAATCTTCCTCTCCGGATTATTTAATGGTCACAAATGCCAACACCTGCGGCACTAAATCGAGTTATAAAATGGGGCAAAGTTTAAATTTATCCGTGAATATTAATAATTCAGGCCAGGTCAAAAATACCCTTACCATTACCCATGACGCCACAAAATTATCAGGCTTGTTGGCTGATAAGGATTGTAGTTTTGTAGAAGTATTTGTACCGTCGGGTTCAGAATTACTTTCGGCTAAAATGGGCGAAATTGATGTTCCCGCTTCGCAAATTTTCACTTTTTCCGAACTGGATAAAACTGTTTTTGGCATTAAAGATTTTATTGTTTTTGCCGTGCAGTCTAGTAAATTAACCTTAAGCTGGGAATTACCATTTCAAATTAATAATTTAAGCGACCATTATCAAATTTATGTTCAAAAACAAGCCGGCCGCGACGCTGATCCACTGGCAATTGAAATTAATAAACCGGCCAATCTGTCAGTTTCAAATTTTAGCCCTGATTATATCACTCAAAATTTAAATAATTTTAAATATTTAGATGTTTTAAAGGTTGATCGGCAGGTTAATTTACGTATTAAATAA
- a CDS encoding glycosyltransferase, whose translation MQNINKKLDIKKLKIALMHEYLVKIGGGERVLKVLTDLFPKADIFTIVYDPDQVRKILKKPHQIKSSFLQHFLGGVSKYQLYLPWMAKAVESLDFSKYNLVISDNHSFSKGVITGNKTFHINYCYTPTRYLWLNPTEHIKRTQFFGPFKKIIPYFINRLKKWDFEAAKRPDIFVSICKNVQKRVKKYYNRNSQIIYPPIDWDFFRPTGQTSDFFLYISRLEPHKKPDLAVLAFVKNGLPLKVVGTGSMFDSLKASASSNIEFLGEVSDTKLRDLYSAAKAVIFPQEEDFGLVPLEAAACGTPTIAFAKGGALETVIEGKTGTFFHQPNPASLNLAITKFNRKKYLARSLRSHAKKFSIQSFQIKFLQMMVREYSRWLKNSKNNK comes from the coding sequence ATGCAAAATATAAATAAAAAATTAGATATTAAAAAACTGAAAATTGCCCTCATGCATGAATATTTAGTGAAAATTGGCGGGGGAGAGCGGGTTTTAAAAGTGTTAACTGATTTATTTCCTAAAGCCGATATTTTTACGATTGTCTATGATCCCGATCAAGTTAGAAAAATTCTCAAAAAACCTCATCAAATTAAGAGCTCATTTTTGCAGCATTTTTTAGGCGGTGTTTCCAAATATCAGTTATATTTGCCTTGGATGGCGAAAGCCGTTGAATCTTTGGATTTTTCAAAGTATAATCTGGTGATTTCTGATAATCATAGTTTTAGCAAAGGTGTCATTACCGGTAATAAGACTTTTCATATTAATTATTGTTATACGCCAACCAGATATTTATGGTTAAATCCAACAGAACACATCAAGCGAACTCAATTTTTCGGGCCTTTTAAGAAAATTATCCCCTACTTTATTAATCGTTTGAAAAAATGGGATTTTGAGGCCGCGAAAAGACCTGATATTTTTGTGTCTATTTGCAAAAACGTGCAAAAAAGGGTGAAAAAGTATTATAATAGAAATAGTCAGATAATTTATCCGCCGATTGATTGGGACTTTTTTAGGCCAACTGGTCAGACTTCTGATTTCTTTTTGTATATTTCTAGGCTAGAGCCACATAAAAAGCCTGATTTAGCAGTTTTAGCCTTTGTTAAAAATGGTTTACCTTTAAAAGTAGTTGGTACAGGCTCAATGTTCGATTCTCTTAAAGCCTCGGCTTCAAGTAATATTGAATTTTTAGGCGAAGTTTCAGATACGAAATTGAGAGATTTATATAGCGCTGCTAAGGCGGTCATTTTTCCACAAGAAGAAGATTTCGGTTTAGTGCCTTTGGAAGCGGCCGCTTGCGGCACGCCGACAATTGCTTTTGCTAAAGGTGGCGCCCTAGAAACCGTTATTGAAGGTAAAACTGGTACCTTTTTCCACCAACCAAACCCAGCTTCACTCAACCTGGCAATAACCAAATTTAACCGTAAAAAATACTTGGCTCGAAGTTTAAGAAGCCATGCGAAAAAATTTTCCATTCAATCATTTCAAATAAAATTTCTACAAATGATGGTGCGTGAATATAGCCGGTGGTTAAAAAATTCAAAAAATAATAAATAA
- a CDS encoding sugar transferase, with product MNRNKFELIFNFLLLPLDAAMIFLAFWLAFLVRFTGWVPFTSVMSQTEYLRWLIVIIPVWLVLFSLNRLYSFKKQPFLDELVAIVMAVSAGIAVLFGIFFFSRVFFFSRLIVLFAWILAIVLVTSGRLLARIILKIMYYRGHGQRLVLIIGTTRIARKIIREFSDKYLGYRVVGIISTNLTPDKHFVHIPVLGKLKELDRIVKEYRIKEIILADPDLSEKKTNRILEYCHDCRLIFKYSPSIFELGTRNIDIEIWQSLPILELKRTPLDGWGRIVKRIIDIVGAILALIILSPFFIVIPIIIKIDSAGPIFFRQKRVGLDRNFIFLKFRSMKPGAEKEHLKYMRKYGIMFKLKNDPRVTRFGKWLRKSSLDELPQLFNVLIGDMSLVGPRPPMPEEVAKYNHWQKKRLGVKPGMTGLWQVSGRSNLSFSDWVKLDKYYIENWSLKLDFQILLRTMIMVVTKVGAY from the coding sequence ATGAATCGGAATAAGTTTGAATTAATTTTTAATTTTTTGCTTTTGCCGCTTGATGCCGCCATGATTTTTTTGGCTTTTTGGCTGGCTTTTTTGGTGCGTTTCACCGGCTGGGTGCCGTTCACTTCAGTGATGTCTCAAACCGAATATTTGCGTTGGCTAATTGTTATTATTCCAGTTTGGTTGGTTCTTTTTAGCTTAAACCGTTTATATAGCTTCAAAAAACAGCCCTTTTTAGATGAATTAGTGGCGATTGTCATGGCAGTTTCAGCCGGGATCGCGGTTCTTTTTGGCATCTTCTTTTTTAGCCGCGTCTTTTTCTTTTCCAGATTAATTGTTTTATTCGCCTGGATCTTAGCAATTGTTTTGGTTACTTCGGGCAGATTATTGGCGCGGATAATTTTGAAAATTATGTATTATCGAGGCCATGGCCAAAGACTGGTTTTAATTATTGGCACCACCCGGATTGCCAGAAAAATCATCCGAGAGTTTTCGGACAAATATTTAGGCTATCGGGTTGTTGGCATAATTAGTACGAATTTGACCCCAGATAAACATTTTGTTCATATACCGGTTTTAGGCAAATTAAAAGAGCTTGACCGGATTGTCAAAGAATATCGGATTAAAGAAATTATTTTAGCTGATCCGGATTTATCGGAAAAGAAAACAAATCGAATTTTAGAATATTGTCATGATTGCCGTTTAATTTTTAAATATTCGCCCTCGATTTTTGAATTGGGAACGCGCAATATTGATATTGAAATTTGGCAAAGTTTGCCGATTTTAGAATTAAAACGGACTCCACTTGATGGTTGGGGCAGAATTGTCAAAAGAATTATCGATATCGTGGGTGCTATTCTGGCCTTAATTATTCTTTCGCCGTTTTTTATCGTTATTCCGATTATTATTAAGATTGATTCGGCAGGTCCAATCTTTTTTCGCCAAAAAAGAGTCGGTTTAGATCGGAATTTTATTTTTTTGAAATTCCGCAGCATGAAACCAGGCGCTGAAAAAGAACACTTAAAATATATGAGAAAATACGGGATTATGTTCAAACTAAAAAATGATCCTAGGGTAACACGATTTGGAAAATGGCTGAGAAAATCCAGCCTTGATGAATTGCCCCAGCTTTTTAATGTTCTTATCGGTGATATGAGTTTAGTTGGACCCAGACCGCCGATGCCCGAAGAAGTTGCCAAATACAATCATTGGCAAAAGAAACGTCTTGGCGTTAAACCTGGTATGACTGGTTTATGGCAAGTATCGGGTCGATCAAATTTATCCTTTTCCGATTGGGTCAAATTAGATAAATATTATATTGAAAATTGGTCTTTAAAATTAGACTTTCAAATACTATTGCGAACCATGATTATGGTCGTGACTAAAGTCGGCGCTTACTAA